The following are encoded in a window of Clostridium thermarum genomic DNA:
- the pstB gene encoding phosphate ABC transporter ATP-binding protein PstB — protein MSIIEVNNLNLYYGNSHALKSIGINIEKNAVTALIGPSGCGKSTFLRTLNRMNDLIENVKISGEVFYESRDIYKQYDIMELRKKIGMVFQKPNPFPMSIYDNIAYGPRIHGIRQKSVLDEIVEKSLKGSALWDEVKDRLRDSAYGLSGGQQQRLCISRVLAVEPEVLLMDEPTSALDPIATSKIEELMDSLKEKYTVVIVTHNMQQAGRISDYTAFFLNGEIIEFGKTQDVFYKPRDKRTEDYITGRFG, from the coding sequence ATGAGTATTATAGAAGTTAACAATTTAAACTTATACTATGGTAATAGCCATGCTCTAAAAAGTATTGGGATAAATATAGAGAAGAATGCTGTTACTGCATTGATAGGACCTTCAGGTTGTGGGAAGTCAACCTTTCTAAGAACTTTGAACAGAATGAATGATCTTATTGAGAATGTAAAGATCAGTGGAGAGGTGTTTTACGAGTCAAGAGATATCTATAAGCAATATGATATAATGGAGTTAAGAAAAAAGATTGGAATGGTATTTCAGAAACCTAATCCTTTTCCTATGTCTATATACGACAACATAGCATATGGACCAAGAATTCATGGAATCAGGCAAAAAAGTGTACTTGATGAAATAGTAGAGAAGAGCTTAAAGGGTTCTGCTTTATGGGATGAGGTAAAAGACAGATTAAGAGATAGTGCTTATGGACTTTCAGGTGGACAACAGCAAAGATTATGTATATCTAGAGTCCTGGCGGTAGAACCGGAAGTATTGCTTATGGATGAACCTACATCAGCCTTAGATCCCATAGCTACCAGCAAGATTGAAGAATTAATGGATTCATTAAAGGAAAAATATACAGTGGTAATTGTAACTCACAATATGCAGCAGGCCGGTAGAATTTCTGACTATACAGCTTTCTTCTTAAATGGAGAAATTATTGAGTTTGGGAAAACACAGGATGTATTCTATAAGCCTAGAGATAAAAGGACAGAAGATTATATTACAGGAAGATTTGGCTAA
- the pstB gene encoding phosphate ABC transporter ATP-binding protein PstB gives MSLGMNVKNLNFYYGANKVLKDINMEIRPNKITALIGPSGCGKSTFLRTLNRMNDLIPDTRTEGEIFMEDRNILSKEEDVVELRKKVGMVFQKPNPFPKSIYENVIYGPKRHGIKDKKTLDELVEKSLEGAALWKEVRDKLHKSAYDLSGGQQQRLCIARVLAVKPQIILMDEPTSALDPLSTLKIEELMEELKKKYTVVTVTHNMQQAGRVADYTAFFLNGNLVEMNLTENIFYNPKDKRTEDYISGRFG, from the coding sequence ATGTCACTGGGCATGAATGTGAAAAACTTAAACTTTTATTATGGAGCAAATAAAGTTTTAAAAGATATAAATATGGAAATTCGACCCAATAAAATTACTGCACTCATAGGACCTTCGGGATGCGGTAAATCCACCTTTCTAAGAACACTTAACAGGATGAATGACTTAATTCCAGATACCCGTACTGAAGGTGAAATATTTATGGAAGACAGGAATATTTTAAGCAAAGAGGAAGATGTAGTTGAATTAAGAAAAAAAGTTGGTATGGTTTTTCAAAAACCAAATCCTTTTCCCAAAAGTATTTATGAAAATGTAATTTATGGACCAAAGCGACATGGAATTAAGGATAAAAAAACTCTTGACGAGCTGGTAGAGAAAAGCTTAGAAGGCGCTGCCCTTTGGAAAGAAGTGAGAGATAAGCTGCATAAGTCAGCCTATGATTTATCAGGTGGACAACAACAGAGACTATGTATTGCAAGGGTTCTTGCTGTTAAACCTCAAATCATCTTGATGGATGAGCCCACCTCAGCCTTAGACCCACTATCTACTCTTAAGATAGAAGAGCTGATGGAGGAATTAAAGAAAAAGTACACGGTGGTTACTGTTACTCATAATATGCAGCAGGCTGGTAGAGTTGCAGATTATACAGCATTTTTCTTAAATGGTAACTTGGTAGAAATGAATTTAACAGAAAATATTTTTTATAATCCAAAGGATAAGAGAACAGAAGACTATATTTCAGGAAGATTCGGCTAA
- the pstA gene encoding phosphate ABC transporter permease PstA has translation MDQRTLKNIKWRKLKNNIFKMVFLLCTLFGVFFLVLLIKQILSAGLKNLNWEFLTRYASMRASKAGLYPAIVGSLWLIILTAVIALPIGVGTAIYLEEYAKKNTFNKILQINISNLAGIPSVIYGLLGLTVFVKSFGMGTSILAGALTLALLILPVIIIASQEAIKSVPDTLRQGSLALGVTKWQTVKGVVLPYSLPGILTGSILAVSRALGEAAPLVVVGAATYITFIPDSINSSFTAMPIQIYDWISRPEMEFQDLASTGIIVLMAVLLTANTIAILFRNKYQKRFD, from the coding sequence ATGGATCAAAGAACATTAAAGAACATTAAATGGCGTAAACTTAAAAATAACATATTTAAAATGGTTTTCTTACTGTGCACACTCTTTGGAGTATTCTTTTTAGTGTTATTAATTAAACAGATATTATCAGCTGGTCTTAAAAACTTGAATTGGGAATTTTTAACCCGTTATGCCTCTATGAGGGCATCTAAGGCTGGACTATACCCTGCAATAGTAGGAAGCTTATGGTTAATTATACTAACTGCAGTAATTGCTTTGCCCATAGGTGTTGGCACAGCAATATATTTAGAAGAGTACGCAAAGAAGAATACCTTTAACAAAATTCTTCAGATTAACATATCAAATTTGGCAGGTATACCTTCTGTTATTTATGGATTATTGGGATTAACAGTATTTGTGAAATCATTTGGAATGGGAACAAGTATTTTGGCTGGAGCATTAACATTAGCATTACTCATTTTACCTGTAATAATTATTGCTTCACAAGAGGCAATTAAAAGCGTTCCAGATACTTTGAGGCAAGGATCCTTGGCTCTTGGTGTCACCAAATGGCAGACAGTTAAGGGAGTTGTTTTACCTTATTCACTTCCAGGAATATTGACTGGCAGTATTTTAGCAGTATCTCGAGCTTTAGGAGAAGCTGCACCATTAGTAGTAGTAGGCGCAGCAACATACATCACCTTTATACCTGATAGCATAAATAGTTCTTTTACTGCAATGCCGATTCAAATTTATGATTGGATATCTAGACCTGAGATGGAATTCCAAGATCTTGCATCAACTGGAATTATAGTACTAATGGCAGTATTACTAACGGCAAATACTATTGCTATTTTGTTTAGAAATAAGTATCAGAAAAGATTCGATTAA
- the pstC gene encoding phosphate ABC transporter permease subunit PstC has product MSKKRKRIKIGEFIVEKILFLFAVISIITTAAIVVSLLGESISFFREISIVEFFTSTVWTPLMEPQNFGVIPLLVGTMIIAIGASLVAIPIGLGTSIYLSEYAPKKVRKILKPVLEILAGIPSIVYGFFALTYITPLIKELFPSTEVFNAASACIAVGIMIIPMVSSLSEDAMMAVPNSIRNGAYALGSTKLEVATKIVVPGASSGIIASFVLAISRAIGETMIVAIAAGANPQLTFNPLKSIQTMTAFIVNISKGDVSHGSIEFKTLYAVGTTLFVITFLLNILAKSVIKKNVEVA; this is encoded by the coding sequence ATGTCTAAGAAAAGAAAACGGATTAAGATAGGCGAGTTTATAGTGGAAAAGATATTATTTCTATTCGCAGTAATCTCCATAATAACTACAGCGGCTATTGTAGTAAGTTTGTTAGGAGAAAGCATTAGTTTTTTTAGAGAAATTTCCATAGTAGAATTTTTCACTTCGACGGTTTGGACTCCCTTAATGGAACCACAAAATTTCGGGGTAATACCGTTATTAGTGGGAACTATGATTATTGCTATAGGCGCTAGTTTAGTGGCCATACCAATAGGATTAGGTACTTCAATTTATTTAAGTGAATACGCTCCAAAGAAAGTAAGAAAAATACTTAAACCAGTACTGGAGATATTAGCAGGTATACCCTCCATTGTCTATGGATTTTTTGCATTAACATATATTACTCCTTTGATAAAAGAGTTGTTTCCAAGTACTGAGGTATTTAATGCTGCCAGTGCCTGTATCGCTGTTGGGATAATGATAATACCAATGGTTTCATCTCTTAGTGAAGATGCCATGATGGCTGTACCAAACTCTATCAGAAATGGCGCCTATGCTTTAGGATCTACAAAGCTTGAGGTAGCAACGAAAATTGTTGTACCCGGTGCTTCTTCAGGTATAATAGCATCTTTTGTGCTAGCGATATCAAGAGCCATAGGTGAAACTATGATAGTTGCAATCGCAGCAGGTGCAAATCCTCAACTCACATTTAATCCCTTGAAAAGCATTCAAACCATGACAGCTTTTATTGTAAATATAAGTAAAGGAGATGTATCTCATGGCAGTATTGAGTTCAAAACTTTATATGCAGTAGGTACTACTCTGTTTGTTATAACATTCCTTCTTAATATCCTGGCTAAGTCCGTTATTAAGAAAAATGTGGAGGTAGCATAA
- a CDS encoding methyl-accepting chemotaxis protein — MKAKKVNFVKNKNNRTWNLNSIYKIIKPNFSMRIQMFMVFSLVSILPVVLMGIFIFNKINSDINQSQKSMMQAYAKMVRNNVNTIINDSKYILKSLSSQSDLVVLMEDVNNDGEISEFIRLNKVTLSLENAVSGSEKLYETIFISDLSGKIIADGSKHNEKYLSMNISNNDYYTEIKEGKTFVVGEPIVSEVTKNYVLPVATSIETRASKLGVMVIMFNLSMFTSELDNIKIGQEGFPYIVSRNGNAVYYNKKEKLLSKVDNELITEQLKRLQSGEHSIEGVDFYNFEGIESVGAYTSIDSTNWIVVTSMPRKEFLKGIQSVGTYIFIVVISITALALIVSLMYSKYVTKPVNSLGILMKEVACGNIEVKADFNSNKEIKELSNNFNDMTNKLRDLINKIISLSKEVSNAANNFVHISKEALEGSALITDSIQYIVSGTIEQTSAVQKGVIEIEKITNNISIINEQSTVMKEASSKTDEIVKNGLKKVLLLDEKAEESEVVSNAVCVQVSELMACINDINDMLDVIKSISKQTNLLSLNAAIEAARAGEAGRGFTVVAEEVKKLSEISAAKTEEISSIIKSLECNAKNVYSITNKNKSIIDEQNLLVKETEHALKNIYVEINKVKSMINNTTEEIENINGEKDEIKKLMESIYNITNNTEAKSALACTTAEKGLENMIKIKENCDLLNKLSSDLNSSLRVFSTGV, encoded by the coding sequence ATGAAAGCTAAAAAAGTGAATTTTGTTAAAAACAAAAATAATAGAACCTGGAATTTAAATTCTATCTATAAAATTATTAAACCAAATTTTTCAATGAGAATACAAATGTTTATGGTTTTTAGCTTAGTCTCAATATTACCGGTTGTTTTAATGGGAATTTTTATATTCAATAAGATAAATAGTGACATAAATCAATCACAAAAATCAATGATGCAAGCCTATGCAAAAATGGTCAGGAATAATGTTAATACAATAATTAATGATTCAAAATACATACTAAAAAGTTTATCTTCACAAAGTGATTTGGTTGTCCTTATGGAAGATGTAAATAATGATGGAGAAATATCAGAGTTTATTAGGCTGAATAAGGTTACTTTAAGCTTAGAAAATGCTGTTAGCGGTTCGGAAAAATTATATGAAACTATTTTTATATCTGATCTTAGCGGAAAGATAATAGCTGATGGATCAAAGCATAATGAAAAATACCTAAGTATGAATATATCCAACAATGATTACTATACCGAGATAAAAGAGGGAAAAACCTTTGTTGTAGGTGAGCCTATAGTATCGGAGGTAACAAAAAATTACGTGTTACCGGTAGCTACTTCAATCGAAACCAGAGCCAGTAAACTGGGTGTAATGGTAATTATGTTTAATTTATCAATGTTTACCAGCGAATTAGATAATATAAAAATTGGACAAGAAGGTTTTCCATACATAGTAAGCCGAAATGGTAATGCCGTTTATTATAATAAAAAAGAAAAACTCTTAAGTAAAGTTGATAATGAGTTAATAACTGAACAGTTGAAAAGACTTCAGTCAGGAGAGCACAGCATAGAAGGGGTGGATTTTTATAATTTTGAAGGTATAGAAAGTGTAGGAGCATACACTAGCATTGACAGTACTAACTGGATAGTTGTTACTTCAATGCCTAGAAAAGAGTTTCTAAAGGGAATACAAAGTGTTGGAACATACATTTTTATCGTAGTAATTTCCATAACTGCCTTAGCTCTAATTGTATCGTTAATGTATTCCAAATATGTTACAAAGCCTGTAAATAGCCTTGGTATACTGATGAAGGAAGTGGCTTGTGGGAATATAGAGGTTAAAGCAGATTTTAACAGCAATAAGGAAATTAAAGAATTAAGCAACAATTTTAATGATATGACAAATAAATTGAGAGACCTGATTAATAAAATTATTTCATTGTCAAAAGAAGTATCAAATGCTGCAAATAACTTTGTTCACATATCTAAAGAAGCTCTTGAGGGTTCTGCATTAATTACTGATTCAATACAGTATATTGTAAGTGGAACAATAGAGCAGACTAGCGCTGTACAAAAAGGCGTAATTGAAATTGAAAAAATAACAAATAATATATCTATAATAAATGAACAATCAACTGTTATGAAAGAAGCATCATCTAAAACTGATGAGATAGTGAAAAATGGCTTAAAGAAAGTGTTATTGTTAGATGAAAAAGCAGAGGAAAGTGAAGTAGTTTCAAATGCAGTTTGTGTTCAAGTAAGTGAGCTTATGGCATGTATTAATGATATAAATGATATGCTTGACGTAATCAAAAGCATTTCTAAGCAAACTAATCTATTATCACTAAATGCAGCTATAGAAGCGGCCAGGGCAGGGGAAGCCGGCAGAGGTTTTACAGTAGTTGCGGAAGAAGTTAAAAAACTGTCTGAAATTTCTGCAGCTAAGACTGAAGAGATTAGCAGTATAATAAAGTCCTTAGAGTGTAATGCAAAAAATGTATACTCAATTACAAATAAAAATAAATCAATTATTGATGAGCAGAATTTATTAGTAAAAGAGACAGAACATGCATTAAAAAATATATATGTAGAAATAAATAAAGTAAAGAGTATGATAAATAATACAACTGAAGAGATAGAAAACATCAATGGAGAAAAAGACGAGATTAAAAAGTTGATGGAAAGTATTTATAATATTACGAACAATACAGAAGCAAAATCTGCGCTAGCATGCACCACAGCAGAAAAGGGACTGGAAAATATGATAAAAATAAAAGAAAATTGTGATTTATTAAACAAGCTATCCAGTGACCTAAACTCAAGTTTGAGAGTTTTTAGCACTGGTGTTTAA
- a CDS encoding PstS family phosphate ABC transporter substrate-binding protein: MVKSKMKVLKAICTVVLSTTLLMGCAGGNAADKENTTGDNTTGKENTAVETKKLSGEIKIDGSSTVFPISQAMAEEFNAVNKDVKITVGESGTGGGMKKFINKEIDIADASRPIKQDEKDAAAKNGVEFIELKVAFDGLTVVINKENTWATDMTVEELNMMWKEGSTVKKWSDVRAEWPAEEIKFYAPGTASGTFEYFTEAVNKKAKSGRAQDVTTSENDNVLVQGVAGDKNGISYFGYAYYEENKSKISAVKINGVSPSFETIKDGTYKPLSRPLYIYK, encoded by the coding sequence ATGGTTAAGTCAAAAATGAAAGTATTAAAGGCTATATGCACAGTGGTTCTATCAACAACTTTATTGATGGGATGTGCAGGCGGAAATGCTGCTGACAAAGAAAATACCACTGGTGACAATACAACTGGGAAAGAAAATACAGCAGTTGAGACTAAGAAACTTTCCGGAGAAATAAAGATTGATGGTTCATCAACAGTGTTCCCAATATCACAGGCCATGGCTGAAGAGTTTAATGCAGTAAATAAAGATGTAAAAATAACTGTTGGAGAATCCGGTACCGGTGGCGGAATGAAGAAATTCATAAATAAAGAAATTGATATTGCCGATGCCTCTAGACCTATAAAACAGGACGAAAAAGATGCAGCAGCTAAAAATGGCGTTGAGTTCATAGAGTTAAAAGTAGCCTTTGACGGACTAACAGTAGTAATAAATAAAGAAAATACGTGGGCTACTGATATGACAGTAGAAGAATTAAATATGATGTGGAAGGAAGGCAGTACTGTCAAGAAGTGGAGTGATGTAAGGGCAGAGTGGCCAGCGGAAGAAATCAAATTCTATGCTCCTGGAACAGCATCCGGTACCTTTGAGTATTTTACAGAAGCTGTAAACAAGAAGGCGAAATCTGGTAGAGCTCAAGATGTGACAACAAGTGAAAATGACAATGTGCTTGTACAGGGTGTTGCAGGGGATAAGAATGGTATTTCTTATTTCGGATATGCTTACTATGAAGAAAATAAATCAAAGATTTCTGCCGTTAAGATTAACGGAGTAAGTCCATCTTTTGAAACAATTAAAGATGGAACATATAAGCCATTGTCAAGACCACTATATATATATAAATAA
- the spo0A gene encoding sporulation transcription factor Spo0A, with protein sequence MEQKKINVVIVDDNKEFCNILKDYLSAEDDINIYGIAHDGVTAIKLIEETVPDIVVLDIIMPRLDGIGVLERLKVTRFTKQPKVIILSAVGQDQITQRAISLGAEYYVVKPFDMKMFINRIKQIHSEAQGWKETEVLPETPMKREKVDIFSDKFNDLEQQITDIIHKIGIPAHIKGYKFIREAISMSVNDMQILSCITKILYPSIAEKYHTTPSRVERSIRHAIEVAWSRGQVDVLNEIFGHTINSIKGKPTNGEFIALLADRIRLKNRAS encoded by the coding sequence ATGGAACAGAAAAAAATAAATGTAGTAATCGTGGACGACAATAAGGAATTTTGTAATATTCTTAAGGATTATTTGTCAGCTGAAGATGATATTAATATTTATGGTATAGCACACGACGGTGTAACAGCCATAAAATTAATAGAAGAAACAGTTCCAGATATAGTGGTATTGGATATAATTATGCCTCGTCTAGACGGAATAGGTGTATTGGAACGCTTAAAAGTAACAAGATTTACAAAACAGCCTAAGGTCATCATTTTATCAGCAGTTGGACAAGACCAGATTACACAAAGAGCAATTTCCCTGGGCGCTGAATATTATGTGGTTAAACCCTTTGATATGAAGATGTTCATAAATAGAATAAAGCAGATACATAGTGAAGCACAGGGGTGGAAAGAAACTGAAGTGTTGCCTGAAACTCCTATGAAAAGAGAAAAAGTAGACATTTTTTCAGATAAATTTAATGACTTGGAACAGCAAATAACTGATATTATACATAAAATAGGTATTCCTGCTCATATTAAAGGCTATAAGTTTATTAGAGAAGCTATAAGTATGAGTGTAAATGACATGCAGATTCTGTCTTGTATCACAAAAATATTATATCCATCCATTGCAGAGAAATATCACACTACACCAAGTAGAGTAGAAAGATCCATAAGACATGCCATTGAAGTAGCATGGAGCAGAGGACAAGTTGATGTACTTAACGAGATTTTTGGACATACAATTAATAGCATAAAAGGAAAACCAACAAACGGCGAATTTATTGCTCTCTTAGCCGATAGAATTAGACTGAAAAACAGAGCTTCATAG